AAACATTAGAAACAGTTGCAAAATTAATGAACGTAGAAAACAAAGAAGCATTTTCTGCTAAATTACAAGCAAACTTTTCAAACATTTATTCAAGCCAAAATGTAACTTCAGCAAACGTTATTGACTCAATTGCTAAATATATGTAATTTTTTTAATAGAAAGTTTAAGTATTTAATACTTAGCTTTCTATTTTCTACTCTCTCTTATTCTTCTGAATTAAACACCTTTGTTGAGCAAACAAAACTTTATGAAAATCCTTATTGGTCGAAATTATTACATTATCGAAATGGTGAAAGTGAGATAGATTCAGATAATTTTTTTATATCAAAAAATGGAAAATATAATTTAAAAGAAGAGTTATTTGAAACTATAAATTCTCTAGAAAAAGGAACAAACAGTGTTTTATGTAGATTTCCTTTAAGAGTAAAATGGTTAAAAGAGAATATTCCTAATCTAAATATTACACAATACTCTTGTGAAGAGTTGGATAAATTTATCTCTTTAGTTGATGGAAAATTTGTAACTATGGTTTTCCCAACTGCTCATATAAACTCTCCAGCTTCTATGTATGGACATACTTTTATAAGAATTAGTTCAAATGAAGAGACGCCACTTATTTCAAATGCTGTAAATTATGCTGCTGCAACAACTGATACAAATGGATTAATTTTTGCTTATAAAGGTTTGTTTGGAGAGTATGAAGGAAGATATTCTATTTTGCCTTATTATGAAAAAATCAAAGAGTATAACAATCTTGAACAAAGGGATATTTGGGAATATGATTTAGATTTGACTCAAGATGAAATAGATAAATTAGTTTTGCATACTTATGAGTTAAAAGATTCATATTCAGATTATTTTTTCTTTAAAGAGAACTGTTCTTACAATGTTTTATGGCTTTTGGAAGTAGCAAGGCCAAGTTTAGATTTAGTAAGTCAATTTGATTTTAAAACTGTTCCTCTTGATTCTATTAAAGTTTTACAAAAATATAATTTGATTAAAAACACAAACTTTAGATACTCATCAATGAGAAAAATGAAATTTATTTTAAATGAAAAAATAGAGAATAAAGAGTATGTTAAAGGTTTTATAAAAGAAGATAATGAACTAAATGACTCTTTAAGTACAGAGGATAAAATCTCTTATTTGGATTTAAAAATCTCTTATTTACAATATCAAAGAGCAAATAACGAGTATGATAAAGATGAATATTTAAAAAAATATTTACAACTTTTAAAAGAAAGAAGTTCATATAAACAAGCTTCAACTTATGATATAAAAACTCCTTTTAATCCTATTGATTCACATGATTCAGCAAGAGTTTCATTTTTTTATAATAACAATGATAGTTTTGAGTTTAGTGCAAAACCAGTTTATAATGATATGTATGACATAAGTGATGGATATTTACAAGGTGCATATATTGATTTTTTTGATGTAAATATTAAAAAAGAAAAAGATGAAAATGCAAGATTAGATAGATTTACTCTTTTAAAAATTAAATCACTTGCTCCTCAAGATTTGATTTTTAAACCTATATCTTGGGGAATTGATGTGGGTTATGAACATTTTAAACAAAGAAGTGATTATTTAAAAGTAAAACCAGAAATAGGTGTTACCTTTGGACAAAACAGAGATTTTATTTATCTAATGGCAGGTTCAAATTTGTATTATAAAAATAGTGAACAACTATATTCTATTGGTTCAACTATTGGATTTATTACAAATAGATTTGATAATTTAAAATTAGGAATCAATTATAGTTATGATAGATATAATAAAGATTTAAAAAATAATCAGTTTGAAGCTTTTTCAACTTATAAATTAGATAGAAATTTAGCTTTAAATATCAAATATACAAACGATAATCTATATGAAAAAGAGGATAACTTAAAAGTAGGAATTTCTTACTACTTTTAAGGTCTATAAATTCTATTTGGACTTCCATTTGCTACGTGAAATATCGTAACTCCATATTTTTTAGAGTAATATTTTAAAAGCAAATGTTGTAAAGTTGGCTCAATTGAAGGTGTAAACCAAGCATTATTTGAAATCATTATCATATATCTAGTATCACCAATATTTTCAAAAATTTTATCTGTTGTTCCTTCATAACAAATAGCATTTCTAAACTTTTCGCCTTTAATTTCAAAATCAGTTGGAGTTGATGCTTTTGAGTAATCTTGTGCTCCATTATAAAAAACTTTATTGATTAAATCAACAAAAAACTTAGGAAGAGGTATCTCTTCTCCAAAAGGAACTAATACAACTTTTTTTGCAACTTGAACTTGCCCTTTAGTAAAGAAATATGAAGCATTAAAAATTTCTTCATTTTCAACATATAAAGCACCAGTTACAATATCAATATCATTTGAAAAATCTTTCAATCTCTCTTCTAATTCAGCATTTCTATTTAATACTGTTGTAAAAGCAGTTTCAGGCAATATAATTAAATCTTTTTTTAACTCTATTGCTTTTGCTATCTCTTCAAAATTATTTTCATGTAGAGTTGTTCTATACTCTTTTTGCCATTTTAAGTCTTGATTTACATTCATTTGAGGCATATAAATTTTTGCATTTGGATTATCTATAAATTCTCCTTTTGCAAAAGTAAGTGTAAATAAAAGAGGAATCAATCCAATTATTTTATGTCTTTTTAGTTTTATTATTAAATAAAAAGAGATAAGAATTAAAGCAAAATCAATTTTTGAAATACCAATATATGAATCAATAAACAATAATTCAAACTTCATCCAATTAAAACCAAAAGGAGCAAAAAAAGTAAAGGCGAAAATCATTGCAATTCTAATTGTAAGCCTATCATAGAAGGCAAATAAGTAAAAAATTATTGCATAAACTAAACCAATTCCAAGTAATAAAAAAGGAGCTATATAAGTTAAATCATAATATTGAAGACTAACAGCCATCCAATAACACCATAATATCCCAGTTAAAAAACCAGTTATTAATAAAGAACGTTTAGGAATAACTAATAAAAAATATATTCCAAATAGACCTAAAAATGTATTTAAAATTTTTAATTCAATATTAAAATAACTTAAGTATATAAAAGAACTCAATAAAATAGAGGTGATGAAGCCTTTTATTATAAAGTTTTTGTTAGAATAATCGCGTTTTAGTAAAAACATAATAAACTACTTTTTAAAAGGAAATTTGATGGAAGGTTCAAGTACAGATTTAATAAGCTCATTGTTGCCTCTAGTTGCATTATTTGCAATTTTTTACTTTTTAATTATTAGACCACAACAAAAACAAGCGAAAGCTCATAAAGAGATGGTTTCTAATTTAAAAAAAGGTGACAAAATTGTAACAAATGGTGGCTTAATCGTAGAAGTTGTAAAAGTAGAAGATACTTATTTTCTAGTTAAAAACAGCGATGGAACTGAAATGAAGCTAATCAAAGAGTTTGTAGCAAAACTTTTAGAAGACTAAAAATTTTCAAATCTTTAAGATATGTATTTTTACATATCTTATGCTTTCAAATTTTCTAAAACCCTAACTAAGGAAAAAAATTGAAAATCTTCAATTATAGACTTATTATATTCACACTTAGTATAATTTTTGGTGTTGTTTTTTCAATTCCATCATTATTACAAACAGATACTGGTAAAAAAATCTCTTTAGGTCTTGATTTACAAGGCGGATTACATATGCTTTTAGGTGTAAATACACATGAAGCAGTAACTTCAAAAATCAAATCAGTTGCAACGTCAGTTAAATATTTTTCAGATGATGAAGAGCTTTTAATTGATGGTTTATCTATTGAAAATGATAGTGTTGTATTTTCTGTTTTAGATGCAGATGAAATACCTAAAATGGATGAGATGTTAAAACAAATAAATGGTTTAGAAATATCTAAAGAAGATTTAAAATACAGATTAAAACTTACTGCTGAAGATATTGAAAAAACAAAAGATTTAGCCGTTGCACAAGCTGTTGAAACTATCAGAAACAGACTTGACCAATTTGGTTTATCTGAACCTTCTGTATTAAGACAAGGTCAAACAGATATTGTTGTTGAACTTCCAGGTATTAAAACTGCAGAAGATGAAAAAGCTGCACGTGAACTTATTTCAAAACCTGCAAACTTAGAGTTAATGGCAGTTGATGAAGAAAGAGCTGACCAAGCTAATACAATGACATCATCTCAGGCTGCATCTTATGGAGATGTGATTTTAGAGGATACAAATAATCCAAATATTAAATATCTAGTAAAAGAGATTCCTATTTTAAATGGAAGTCAAGTTGTAGATGCACAAGTTGCATTTGACCAATCAAATCAACCAATAATTAATTTTACTCTTAATTCAACTGGAGCTAGAATTTTTGGTGAGTTTACAGGAAAAAATGTAGGGAAAAGACTTGCTGTTGTTCTAGATGGTAAAGTTTATTCTGCACCAAATATTAGAGAGAGAATTGGTGGTGGAAGTGGACAAATTTCTGGTGGATTTACAATGGCTGAAGCTGGAAATGTTGCAATTGCATTAAGAAGTGGAGCTCTTCCTGCAACTGTTACCATGTTGGAAAAAAGAAGTGTTGGTCCATCTTTAGGAGCTGATTCTATTCAAGCTTCAATGATAGCTTTAATTTCAGGATTTGCATTAGTTTTTGTATTTATGGTTTTTTATTATAGACGAGCAGGAATTATTGCAAATATTGCACTTATTGTAAATATATTTATTATCATAGCAATAATGGCTCTTTTTGGAGCAACTTTAACACTTCCTGGAATGGCAGGAATTGTTCTTACTATAGGTATGGCAGTTGATGCGAATGTTATTATTACTGAAAGAATAAGAGAACTAATAAGAGAAGGTGCTTCAATACCAAAAGCAATAGAAGATGGGTATTCAAATGCAATGAGAGCAATTTTAGATGCAAATATCACTACACTTTTAGTTGCTGTTCTTTTATATGCTTATGGAACTGGACCTATTAAAGGTTTTGCGATTACTATTTCTATTGGTATTTTAGCTTCAATGTTAACAGCAATTTTAGGAACTCATGGTATTTATGAAGCTTTAATGTCAAAAATATCAAAAGATAAAGATAGTAAAAAATGGTTTGGAGTAAAATAATGGAAGTATTTAGCACAGAAAAAATATATGATTTTATGAGAAAAAGATTTGCCTTTTTAGGTCTATCTTCTATTTTATTTATTGCTTCAATAGTTTTACTTTTTACAAAAGGTTTAAATTTTGGTATTGATTTTGCAGGAGGTACAATTGTTCAAGTAAAATATGAACAAGTTGCACCAATTGATAAAATAAGAGATACTTTAAAAGCTACAAAATATGGTAATTCTATAATTACAAAATTTGGAAGTGATGAAGAAGTTGTTATTAGAATTACAGGAAGTAGTTCAGATTTAACAAATGATATCAGTGATGAAATGCACAAAATTTTAGTTCCAACGGGAAACTTTGAAATTAGAAGAATAGATATGGTTGGAGCTAAAGTTGGTGGAGAATTAAGAGAAAAAGGTTTAATGGCATTGTCATTATCTTTAATCGTAATGTTGATTTATTTATCTGTTAGATTTGAATGGAGATTTGCAGTTGCTTCTGTTTTTGCATTGGTACATGATATTACTATTGCAATGGGAGCTATCTCTTTATTTAGTATTGAAGTAAATTTAGATATTTTAGCTGCAATTCTTACACTTTTGGGATATTCATTAAATGATACAATTATTGTATTTGATAGAATTAGAGAGCAAATTCAAACTTCAAAAGCAAATGATTTAAAAGAAATTATCAATGAATCTGTAAGTAAAACTTTATCAAGAACAACTTTAACTTCATTAACTACTTTATTTGTTGTTGCAACACTCTATTTCTTTGGTGGAGAGATTATAAATGGATTCTCATTTACTTTACTTGTAGGAATTATTGTAGGAACTTACTCTTCAATATTTATTGCAGCATCATTTTTAGTACAATTAAATTTCTCAATAGATGATTTCAGAATTAAAGAATCAGAGAAAATAAAAAGACAAAAAGAGAAAGAAAAATTAAGAGCTATGTACGAACAAGGTACAGTTTAAAAATAATCAGTTTTTATCATTGTTTTTTAAGGGAAAAGTTTTTTTACTTTTCCCTTTTTTATTTTCTATAAATATTCATAAACTGCCATTAATAGAGAACTATCAAAATCAAAGTAATAAAAATAAGGTAAATAATTTTTTACTTTTTATACAAAAATTTAATAACATTACATAATAATTATTATATAATTTCCCTATTTTGAATTAAAAATTATATTTCTTATATTTAATATAAACAAAAAATAAAATAAATAGTAGGATGGTTATATGGATTTTCTAAAAAAATCAGTTATTGCAAAAGTAATTTTTGTTTCTATCATTTCAATTATTATCTCAATGAGTATATTGACATATTTAGTTGTTAGTAATACTTCAAAAGCTATGAAAAATAGTAATGAAATGTCAATTAGTAAAGAGTTATCTTTATTAGTAGAAAATATAAATACTTTTAACAAAG
The genomic region above belongs to Arcobacter ellisii and contains:
- the secF gene encoding protein translocase subunit SecF, which gives rise to MEVFSTEKIYDFMRKRFAFLGLSSILFIASIVLLFTKGLNFGIDFAGGTIVQVKYEQVAPIDKIRDTLKATKYGNSIITKFGSDEEVVIRITGSSSDLTNDISDEMHKILVPTGNFEIRRIDMVGAKVGGELREKGLMALSLSLIVMLIYLSVRFEWRFAVASVFALVHDITIAMGAISLFSIEVNLDILAAILTLLGYSLNDTIIVFDRIREQIQTSKANDLKEIINESVSKTLSRTTLTSLTTLFVVATLYFFGGEIINGFSFTLLVGIIVGTYSSIFIAASFLVQLNFSIDDFRIKESEKIKRQKEKEKLRAMYEQGTV
- a CDS encoding DUF4105 domain-containing protein; this translates as MTQLLNICNFFNRKFKYLILSFLFSTLSYSSELNTFVEQTKLYENPYWSKLLHYRNGESEIDSDNFFISKNGKYNLKEELFETINSLEKGTNSVLCRFPLRVKWLKENIPNLNITQYSCEELDKFISLVDGKFVTMVFPTAHINSPASMYGHTFIRISSNEETPLISNAVNYAAATTDTNGLIFAYKGLFGEYEGRYSILPYYEKIKEYNNLEQRDIWEYDLDLTQDEIDKLVLHTYELKDSYSDYFFFKENCSYNVLWLLEVARPSLDLVSQFDFKTVPLDSIKVLQKYNLIKNTNFRYSSMRKMKFILNEKIENKEYVKGFIKEDNELNDSLSTEDKISYLDLKISYLQYQRANNEYDKDEYLKKYLQLLKERSSYKQASTYDIKTPFNPIDSHDSARVSFFYNNNDSFEFSAKPVYNDMYDISDGYLQGAYIDFFDVNIKKEKDENARLDRFTLLKIKSLAPQDLIFKPISWGIDVGYEHFKQRSDYLKVKPEIGVTFGQNRDFIYLMAGSNLYYKNSEQLYSIGSTIGFITNRFDNLKLGINYSYDRYNKDLKNNQFEAFSTYKLDRNLALNIKYTNDNLYEKEDNLKVGISYYF
- the yajC gene encoding preprotein translocase subunit YajC; amino-acid sequence: MEGSSTDLISSLLPLVALFAIFYFLIIRPQQKQAKAHKEMVSNLKKGDKIVTNGGLIVEVVKVEDTYFLVKNSDGTEMKLIKEFVAKLLED
- the secD gene encoding protein translocase subunit SecD yields the protein MKIFNYRLIIFTLSIIFGVVFSIPSLLQTDTGKKISLGLDLQGGLHMLLGVNTHEAVTSKIKSVATSVKYFSDDEELLIDGLSIENDSVVFSVLDADEIPKMDEMLKQINGLEISKEDLKYRLKLTAEDIEKTKDLAVAQAVETIRNRLDQFGLSEPSVLRQGQTDIVVELPGIKTAEDEKAARELISKPANLELMAVDEERADQANTMTSSQAASYGDVILEDTNNPNIKYLVKEIPILNGSQVVDAQVAFDQSNQPIINFTLNSTGARIFGEFTGKNVGKRLAVVLDGKVYSAPNIRERIGGGSGQISGGFTMAEAGNVAIALRSGALPATVTMLEKRSVGPSLGADSIQASMIALISGFALVFVFMVFYYRRAGIIANIALIVNIFIIIAIMALFGATLTLPGMAGIVLTIGMAVDANVIITERIRELIREGASIPKAIEDGYSNAMRAILDANITTLLVAVLLYAYGTGPIKGFAITISIGILASMLTAILGTHGIYEALMSKISKDKDSKKWFGVK
- a CDS encoding apolipoprotein N-acyltransferase; translated protein: MFLLKRDYSNKNFIIKGFITSILLSSFIYLSYFNIELKILNTFLGLFGIYFLLVIPKRSLLITGFLTGILWCYWMAVSLQYYDLTYIAPFLLLGIGLVYAIIFYLFAFYDRLTIRIAMIFAFTFFAPFGFNWMKFELLFIDSYIGISKIDFALILISFYLIIKLKRHKIIGLIPLLFTLTFAKGEFIDNPNAKIYMPQMNVNQDLKWQKEYRTTLHENNFEEIAKAIELKKDLIILPETAFTTVLNRNAELEERLKDFSNDIDIVTGALYVENEEIFNASYFFTKGQVQVAKKVVLVPFGEEIPLPKFFVDLINKVFYNGAQDYSKASTPTDFEIKGEKFRNAICYEGTTDKIFENIGDTRYMIMISNNAWFTPSIEPTLQHLLLKYYSKKYGVTIFHVANGSPNRIYRP